From a single Terriglobia bacterium genomic region:
- a CDS encoding NYN domain-containing protein: protein MPRLVDGDNLLGSWPERGRSEGERRALAREIASLARDLKRQVVLVFDGEPPPGLDLGPDVRFSGRGHSADDLVLEILRAQVDPRGWTVVTNDRALQDRCRHAGARVERCDAFRERLTRAAPPEKPAASRDVAYWMEVFGEDEGPAD from the coding sequence GTGCCGAGGCTGGTGGACGGCGACAACCTCCTCGGCTCCTGGCCGGAACGGGGCCGATCGGAGGGGGAGCGCCGCGCGCTCGCCCGCGAGATCGCTTCGCTGGCCCGCGATTTGAAGCGCCAGGTCGTGCTGGTGTTCGACGGGGAGCCGCCTCCGGGACTGGACCTCGGTCCCGACGTCCGTTTCTCGGGGCGCGGACACAGCGCGGACGATCTCGTTCTCGAGATCCTCCGCGCCCAGGTGGACCCCAGAGGATGGACGGTCGTGACGAACGACCGCGCCCTCCAAGACCGGTGCCGGCATGCCGGGGCGCGGGTCGAGCGGTGCGACGCGTTCCGCGAGCGGCTGACACGGGCCGCCCCGCCCGAGAAGCCCGCGGCGTCCCGCGACGTCGCCTACTGGATGGAAGTGTTCGGAGAGGACGAAGGGCCGGCGGACTGA